Part of the Caldibacillus debilis DSM 16016 genome, TCATATCGGCAATCCGCAAAAACGGGACGAACTGATCGCCGAAACGGACTTGCTCGAGGCCGATTTGCGGAGCCTGTTTTCCGACGTGAAAGAAGATGAGGCCGATCCTTCCCTATGGTGGGTGATCATATCCACGGGGGGAATGATCCTGCTCGCCCTGTCCTATGCGGGCTACCGCAAATACAGGGGAGAAAAGAAGAGGTATGAAAAAAAGCAAAATGATTGACATAAGTTTGCCGTTTCTGTAACATTCAATGTATAGAAATGCATTCGTGATGGAGGGGCGAAAGTGGCAGCGAATTACTTGATCTACTTCCTTTTGATTTCCTTGATTCCGTTGTGGGCGAGCGTGAAGGTGCAAACGACCGCCAAAAAATATTTGAAAGTTCATAATTCGACGAACATGACCGGCTATGAAGTGGCGCGGAAGATCCTCGATGAAAACGGATTGTACGACGTAAAGGTGGAGGAAGTCCACGGCTTTTTGACCGACCATTATGACCCGCGGACAAAGACGGTCCGCCTTTCCAGCGCGGTATACAACGGCGTGTCCTTGACCGCCACTGCCGTCAGCGCCCACGAAGTCGGGCATGCTTTGCAGGACCAGGAGAATTATGCCTTCCTGCGCTTCCGCACCGCCCTTGTTCCGCTGGCGAGCCTCGGTTCGCAAATGTCCTATCTCTTTTTGATTCTCGGTTTGGTTTTAGGGTTCTTAAACATGGCCCTGCTCGGCATCATCCTCATGGGCTTTGCCGTCCTGTTCCAAGTCGTCACCCTGCCTGTTGAATTTAACGCCTCCGGCAGGGCCCTGGATCAGGTCGTCGCCCTCGGAATCATCCGCAACGAGGAGGAACGGGGCGCGCGGAAGGTGTTAAGCGCCGCGGCGCTGACCTACGTTGCCGCCGCAGCCGTCGCATTGCTTGAACTCCTCTATTTCCTCCTGCAATTCCTGCAAGCTACGCGGAATGAGTAAGAGGAGAGGAAGATCGATAAAACCTTCGATCCCCTTCCGGCTGGCGGGGAAGGCACAATCCCCGGCCGGCCTTGGAGGGGATTTTCCCGACTTTTACAGTTGAAATTGAAAAATTGGGCTAAAAACATTGATTTTTTCATGTTTTTAGCCTATTTTTTATGTTTTTGGTATGTACATATGAAAGTATATATGGTATAATTATCTCTAATGAGGTGATTCCCATGTACCTTCAAATCTTCAAGAACCG contains:
- a CDS encoding zinc metallopeptidase — encoded protein: MAANYLIYFLLISLIPLWASVKVQTTAKKYLKVHNSTNMTGYEVARKILDENGLYDVKVEEVHGFLTDHYDPRTKTVRLSSAVYNGVSLTATAVSAHEVGHALQDQENYAFLRFRTALVPLASLGSQMSYLFLILGLVLGFLNMALLGIILMGFAVLFQVVTLPVEFNASGRALDQVVALGIIRNEEERGARKVLSAAALTYVAAAAVALLELLYFLLQFLQATRNE